A window of Zingiber officinale cultivar Zhangliang chromosome 5A, Zo_v1.1, whole genome shotgun sequence contains these coding sequences:
- the LOC121979702 gene encoding protein SHORTAGE IN CHIASMATA 1 homolog — protein MRSRFLNVDYFASRSSIGTLNRFQFLPLPVPLPPPDPCPSDPSFDLGISLDGIRIDRGITLDVDPFPIEDALSQFLSDIIPKTLPAAEDGGSLRISPRKKRFRSVPGVFEDNKVSEGSGAPDVVSEIVALLLHEERDLNGDLNLRHNELPAEDSERIELRQGIELHKDFLFEIVEIDLPLGETMGSEPEASGIHFEIPGITISMDRVNIDIEVKVIYPHKIAKSIYLVDELDAIFDEHESSLRTRNFSTVEPKLILPQFEVKTFLESDAGISSAEAFDCLLSVIGPCIGSQDDKLVVSANEFLESNSVDIMGDVSGECLMDYSHQDKPMCLNSILEMDMINIGDVMLLENGPILYAVPADGHYSHLPCSIHLQEIQNFDFHSDDVLQSYVSSQLGKTLEMTDLMVVDDINHTDGLYQSFVSTELALVDDTFKSLPTPILSDDKTMKSKSMIVEELLHTLEPHSLSACDGIYLDWHLVLEGTCSNDVCLSYINMLYNVNTCETSSDVHIDRSEIASDIEFFEDFHESGDTLQSKELPTKDQYCVQHVTQLPFQNETAQLTNQGSLNEKTPEWKHNIISDNSSVLFESMTQSNDLNFFLDVRRGTSMRNYGHQAMKGSDKKISLPIPLSQNPCFTCEIPKEKFAQWVVDVHTVTLSDCILGLMEHTQETYLTILEESPYLKTNNWKINNDYETSGLSKQNILNLIIDKVPKECISDSSHEDITTLIALYGVKKLAYFLCFFGVHAAHLYISYLIGSIKKLAGRLQHLETLLEDIRSKSDRQLIESHPSLVLIEGILNSNIHNAEKILIVAERVFWLPLTRKLASMGTKYYTIMINNMPLNSVDERDNDAYDHSFLEGLQHSDCLIASYENISASFPFKKFGIILEYGGPYASSRLSSMVPILDGLPRVHFIHVEFATHPTALFLCEGPDDTSSQSIPGVEKSLNNIIEILNFVPSEKNSCLASKSGNERDSSYENQTIRSKDINCREPCFPEAVIIVNTQIFDKKMLISRRTSYKKILAMEKAGLQIVERDVHLPLDLVLDAAVCLIWYEARNFMGSKATEDSFISMFVENMATSILISLSYSFKSCILIFEGERSFLAAIMESSDALYAAASSLDINLQLFCSHEPDSTDDIILSCIKAATSSTKGIYPAMPESESIGESFLTRFPSINPLSAHVILSSGGSLVEFLQWSNERKIQAVAKYRVPEESISLFSALCRFGEVGESKSVMTQCSSIDSDIDSQLLSSPRKKQRNVSHILPTPSDDPFLACAEPLNQNIHLKENPPSFQQHQLRNFFNIHEKMRKIDNDDHNDMLDKTARGSASTGNGLSGRNESNYRGKSFIDVINDECIFLDENLSSTSDAFNFFEAVDSDSEPTIRSSKSTSRQTQSKKDHSVFPTSEEINHHMDSFLNDHPKFDDRIFKNEHTHFNYNKDDELVINCGHYKSFMQDNNANIINLSAQEKAPPADAGNPFSNTARQSSLHGPGWFTDILNRLKEKGNKQQQTIQTNPYCNSARILDTPIKTRSPSIIDTYRYQGNNQMSNPTKRKCKKDVKRQFSNNNKGKDTPFITRTWTPIDKRARQNLYFTRNGNEKQSRLVWRSRDSPNLDSNIRKRHREDW, from the exons ATGCGATCTCGATTCCTTAACGTCGACTACTTCGCTTCCCGATCCTCTATCGGAACCCTAAATCGCTTCCAATTCCTCCCACTTCCCGTTCCGCTTCCTCCTCCCGATCCATGCCCTTCCGATCCTTCCTTCGATCTCGGCATCTCCTTAGACGGTATACGTATCGACCGCGGGATCACGTTGGATGTAGATCCGTTCCCGATCGAGGATGCTCTCTCTCAGTTCCTATCGGATATCATACCTAAGACACTTCCAGCAGCTGAGGATGGCGGTTCCCTTCGTATCAGCCCAAGGAAGAAAAGGTTTCGTTCTGTACCAGGAGTATTCGAAGACAATAAG GTGTCGGAAGGATCTGGAGCGCCTGATGTTGTTTCGGAA ATTGTGGCTCTTCTACTCCACGAAGAGAGGGATCTGAATGGAGATTTAAATTTGAGGCATAATGAGCTTCCGGCTGAGGATTCCGAG AGGATTGAACTGCGTCAGGGGATTGAACTGCACAAGGATTTCTTATTTGAGATAGTCGAAATAGATCTACCCTTG GGAGAAACCATGGGCTCTGAACCAGAGGCATCTGGAATTCACTTTGAGATTCCAGGCATCACTATTTCTATG GATAGAGTCAATATTGACATTGAAGTTAAGGTCATCTATCCCCACAAGATTGCTAAATCAATTTATTTAGTGGATGAACTTGATGCCATATTCGATGAACATGAGTCTTCTCTAAGAACTAGGAATTTTAGTACAGTGGAACCCAAGTTGATATTACCACAGTTTGAAGTGAAGACCTTTTTGGAATCTGATGCTGGTATTTCCAGTGCAGAAGCTTTTGACTGTCTGCTTTCAGTTATTGGACCTTGTATCGGGTCCCAAGATGACAAACTAGTGGTTAGTGCCAATGAGTTCTTGGAATCTAATAGTGTAGATATAATGGGAGATGTTTCAGGAGAATGCTTAATGGACTATAGTCATCAAGATAAACCTATGTGTCTCAACTCCATTCTAGAGATGGATATGATAAATATTGGTGATGTTATGCTCCTTGAAAATGGTCCAATACTATATGCAGTTCCTGCTGATGGACACTATTCCCACTTGCCGTGTTCTATACATTTACaggaaattcaaaattttgattttcattcaGATGATGTCTTGCAAAGTTATGTAAGTTCACAACTGGGTAAGACTCTGGAGATGACTGATCTAATGGTGGTAGATGATATTAATCACACTGATGGGCTATATCAATCTTTTGTCAGCACTGAGCTGGCGCTAGTGGATGATACGTTTAAATCACTTCCAACTCCAATCCTTTCTGATGATAAGACAATGAAATCAAAGAGCATGATTGTCGAAGAGTTACTTCATACCCTGGAACCTCATTCTCTGTCTGCTTGTGATGGAATATATTTAGATTGGCATCTTGTGCTGGAAGGAACATGTAGTAATGATGTTTGCCTTTCCTACATAAATATGCTGTACAACGTGAATACTTGCGAAACAAGTTCTGATGTTCACATTGACCGTTCAGAGATTGCATCTGATATTGAATTCTTCGAGGACTTCCATGAAAGTGGGGACACACTACAGTCTAAGGAATTGCCCACAAAAGATCAATATTGTGTCCAGCATGTTACTCAACTGCCTTTCCAGAATGAAACCGCTCAACTAACAAATCAAGGATCTCTAAATGAAAAAACTCCAGAATGGAAACATAACATTATTTCAGATAACTCTTCTGTCTTATTTGAGTCGATGACTCAATCCAATGATCTCAACTTTTTCTTGGATGTGAGAAGAGGCACATCAATGAGAAATTATGGACATCAAGCCATGAAAGGTTCTGATAAGAAGATTTCGTTACCCATTCCTCtctctcaaaatccatgtttcaCATGTGAAATTCCTAAAGAGAAGTTTGCACAGTGGGTAGTTGATGTGCATACTGTTACCCTCTCTGACTGTATTTTGGGTCTTATGGAACATACTCAGGAAACATATTTGACCATCTTGGAAGAGAGCCCTTATTTGAAAACCAACAATTGGAAAATCAACAATGATTATGAAACTTCAGGCCTTTCAAAGCAAAATATTTTGAACCTCATTATAGACAAAGTTCCAAAAGAATGCATTTCAGACTCTAGTCATGAAGATATCACGACCTTAATTGCCCTATATGGTGTCAAGAAGTTGGCATATTTCTTGTGTTTCTTTGGGGTTCATGCTGCTCATCTATATATAAGCTATTTGATTGGAAGCATCAAGAAATTAGCTGGAAGATTACAACATCTTGAGACCTTACTTGAAGATATAAGAAGCAAATCTGACAGACAATTGATTGAGTCTCATCCATCATTGGTTCTTATAGAGGGAATACTGAATTCAAATATTCATAATGCTGAGAAGATACTCATTGTAGCTGAGAGGGTATTTTGGTTACCTTTGACTCGGAAGTTGGCTTCAATGGGGACAAAATATTACACAATAATGATTAATAATATGCCTCTGAATAGTGTGGATGAAAGAGACAATGATGCATATGATCATTCTTTTTTGGAAGGCCTACAACATTCAGATTGTTTAATAGCATCTTACGA GAATATTTCTGCATCTTTTCCTTTCAAAAAGTTTGGCATCATCTTGGAGTATGGAGGCCCATATGCATCATCAAGATTATCCTCAATGGTTCCTATATTGGATGGCTTGCCTCGAGTTCACTTCATCCATGTTGAATTTGCCACTCATCCTACTGCACTTTTTCTTTGTGAAGGCCCTGAT GATACTAGCTCACAATCCATACCCGGTGTCGAAAAGAGCTTGAACAACATTATAGAGATCCTAAATTTTGTTCCATCTGAGAAGAATAGTTGTCTAGCATCCAAATCTGGTAATGAGAGGGATTCCTCATATGAAAATCAAACCATAAGATCAAAGGATATCAATTGCAGGGAACCTTGCTTCCCTGAAGCGGTAATCATTGTTAATACCCAAATATTTGATAAGAAAATGCTTATTTCTCGACGAACTTCATACAAAAAAATTTTAGCAATGGAGAAGGCTGGACTACAAATAGTGGAGCGAGATGTTCATCTACCTTTGGACTTGGTACTTGATGCTGCAGTTTGCCTAATTTGGTACGAGGCTAGAAATTTTATGGGCAGTAAAGCTACTGAAGACTCATTCATTTCAATGTTTGTAGAGAACATGGCGACCAGCATTCTGATTTCTCTTAGTTACTCTTTCAAGTCGTGCATACTG ATCTTCGAGGGAGAGAGAAGCTTCCTCGCCGCCATAATGGAGTCATCTGATGCACTATATGCAGCAGCCTCCAGTCTTGATATTAATTTGCAACTATTTTGCTCACATGAGCCTGATTCAACTGATGACATAATATTGAGCTGCATTAAAGCTGCAACTAGTTCAACTAAGGGTATATATCCAGCAATGCCTGAATCCGAGTCCATTGGCGAATCATTTCTTACAAGATTTCCCTCTATAAATCCTCTCTCCGCTCATGTTATACTTTCCTCTGGTGGTAGCCTTGTTGAATTTCTGCAATGGTCAAATGAACGCAAAATTCAAGCAGTTGCAAAGTATCGTGTGCCTGAAGAAAGTATTTCTCTTTTCAGTGCTCTGTGCCGATTTGGAGAAGTTGGGGAATCTAAATCTGTTATGACGCAGTGTTCCTCTATCGACTCAGATATTGACAGTCAACTGTTATCATCACCGAGAAAAAAGCAGAGAAATGTCTCTCACATTCTTCCAACACCCTCTGACGATCCTTTTCTTGCTTGTGCCGAGCCATTGAATcaaaatattcatctaaaagaaAACCCTCCTTCATTCCAGCAACATCAGTTACGGAATTTTTTCAACATTCATGAGAAAATGAGAAAGATAGACAACGATGATCACAATGACATGTTGGATAAAACAGCCAGAGGATCTGCAAGTACTGGTAATGGTTTGAGTGGAAGAAACGAAAGCAATTACAGAGGTAAAAGCTTCATTGATGTAATCAATGATGAGTGCATTTTCCTAGACGAAAATCTCTCCTCAACATCAGATGCCTTCAACTTTTTTGAGGCAGTTGATTCTGACAGTGAACCAACAATCAGAAGCTCTAAATCTACAAGCCGACAAACTCAGAGCAAAAAAGATCATTCTGTATTCCCAACCTCAGAAGAGATCAACCATCATATGGACAGCTTTTTGAATGATCATCCAAAGTTTGACGACAGAATATTTAAGAACGAACACACACACTTTAACTACAACAAAGATGATGAACTAGTGATAAACTGCGGTCATTACAAGAGCTTTATGCAGGACAACAATGCAAATATTATCAATTTGTCAGCTCAAGAGAAAGCTCCACCAGCTGATGCCGGGAATCCATTCTCAAATACAGCTCGACAATCTAGTTTGCATGGACCAGGCTGGTTTACTGATATTCTGAACAGACTGAAGGAGAAGGGCAACAAGCAACAACAAACAATCCAAACAAACCCATATTGCAACTCtgcaaggattttagatacaccAATAAAGACGCGGAGCCCTTCTATCATCGACACTTACAGGTACCAAGGCAATAATCAGATGTCCAACCCAACCAAACGCAAGTGCAAAAAGGATGTGAAAAGACAATTTTCGAATAACAACAAAGGTAAGGACACACCCTTCATCACCAGAACATGGACCCCAATTGACAAAAGAGCCAGACAG AATCTTTATTTCACAAGAAATGGAAACGAGAAGCAGAGCAGACTGGTTTGGAGAAGTAGAGACAGCCCGAACTTAGATAGTAACATTAGGAAGAGACACCGAGAGGACTGGTGA
- the LOC121980746 gene encoding remorin-like, with amino-acid sequence MGEEEAKQAAPETAPPPQETAPPPPETAPPLPETAPPPPETVKDVAEEKAPVPPPKADEKPDNSKALAIVEKVQDPPKEKSSGGSIDRDAALARLESEKRLSLILAWEENEKTKADNKAVKKLSSITAWENSKKAAVEAELKKIEEALEKQKAEYAEKMKNKIALLHKEAEEKRAMTEARRGEELLKAEEQAAKYRATGIAPKKLFGCF; translated from the exons ATGGGTGAGGAAGAGGCGAAGCAGGCGGCGCCGGAGACAGCTCCGCCACCTCAGGAGACAGCGCCTCCACCGCCGGAGACAGCGCCGCCACTTCCGGAGACAGCTCCTCCACCGCCGGAGACTGTGAAGGACGTGGCGGAGGAGAAGGCCCCGGTTCCTCCGCCGAAGGCCGACGAGAAGCCGGATAATTCCAAGGCTCTCGCCATCGTCGAGA AAGTTCAGGATCCACCTAAAGAAAAGAGCTCAGGGGGTTCTATTGATAGAG ATGCTGCTCTTGCAAGGCTTGAATCAGAGAAGAGATTGTCTTTAATCCTGGCCTGGGAGGAAAATGAGAAGACCAAGGCAGATAATAA GGCTGTTAAGAAATTGTCATCCATTACTGCGTGGGAAAACTCTAAAAAGGCAGCAGTGGAAGCTGAGCTGAAAAAGATTGAG GAAGCGCTGGAAAAGCAAAAGGCAGAGTATGCTGAAAAGATGAAGAACAAGATTGCATTGCTCCACAAGGAGGCAGAGGAGAAGAGAGCAATGACCGAGGCCAGGCGTGGGGAAGAGCTCTTGAAAGCTGAAGAACAGGCTGCAAAATATCGTGCCACGGGGATTGCACCCAAAAAGCTTTTTGGTTGCTTTTAA